From the Candidatus Omnitrophota bacterium genome, the window GAAATCTCTCAATATTCCTGCGCACTTGACGAGTTAATTGTTTTGTCAGCACCCCATAAAGTTCCGCCAAATCACTATCGAACATCACCTTGTGTCCACGGATCAAGAAAATCTTATTATGAATAATTTCTACCGGCACGATACTTACTGATTTCTGGACAACTTGCTTTTTGGACATGGAATACCCCCTAGTTAAAAAAATTTGGAAGGAAAATTAACTCGACCTCTCTGCTAGGGGAATTTTTACTGCTGTACTGCCGATCGGGGAGATCGGAGGAACTTATCTGATTCGCGTTACTGTATCAGTTTGATCTTAGTAAGTCAAGTCGCCCTTAATGAGGACTAACTTTTCGTGGCGAGTCCAACTCTGAACCTGCTTCTCGCGTTTCAAAGCAGAGGATTTGGTGAGGTGTTCTTCGGTATAAAGCAGGCCTTTGAACCTGAATGATCGGGTGAATCGGCCACCCTTGCCGTCCTTGTGCTCCTGCATGCGACGGGGAATATCGTTTGTTGTGCCGGTATAAAGACGGCGATCTTTTGTTTCAAGAATATAAACATACCACATACGTGAATTATACCATAGTCATGCTACAGGGGCAGGATTTCACTCGGGCCTTCAGGAAATCCGGGGCAGGATTTGGCGCTCCGGCTTCGCCGGAGTCGGCCCCCCGCCCTATAAACTGCTCCTCTTCGTCGCAGTTTATAAACAGGGCTCCTTCAAATCCTGCTTCTCTGTAACAATAAAAAAGCAGCCCCAAAAGGGACTGCTTTTTTATTGGTTGCGGGGGCAGGATTTGAACCTACGACCTCAAGGTTATGCGTACCAGCTACGGCTTTCGCCGCTTGCGTCATCGACGCAATTTGTGGTCTGGACTATCCCTTCACCCTTTCGGGTGCCTGCCATCTAGTCTCTACACCTTCCAGGACTTTCGCCCTAGCTTGGCTCGGGATTACCTTATCAGGCTTCCCCGAATTTGACAGGTGATCTGCCGGTTGATTTCTCAACCGGTCGCCCATTTGACTGAGCCTTGCGAGCTACCGGGCTGCTCCACCCCGCGAAGTATTTGTGGCCTCCGGTATGGCCGTGTAAACCGTTTCTCCCTGACGTATCAGCCCCATCTTTGCGCGGCCGACCTTCTCCAGATACGCCGGGTCTGTTTCCAATAAATGTTTCTCTTGTTGCAACTGCGCGTTGCGCTTATGCAGGTCCGCGATCTGCTGGACATACGCGCGGTTCTTCTGCTTCAAATCCTGCATCTTGGCGTAGGACGGCAAAAACACCGCCAGGACCACAACCGTAAGAACAAAAAGCCAAATGGCGTTCTTAAGCATTACCTAATATATCTTACCCCAAAAATTGCCCGCATACACGGCTTTTTTTCCAAGCCCCTCTTCAATGCGCAGCAATTCATTATATTTCGCCAAACGGTCGGTGCGCGACAGCGACCCGGTCTTGATCTGACCAACGCCCGTGGCCACGGCCAGATGGGCGATGGTGGTGTCCTCGGTCTCGCCGGAACGGTGCGACATGATGGACGTATATTTGTTCTTCTTGGCCAGATGGATGGTGTCCAATGTCTCGGACAAAGAGCCGATCTGGTTGACC encodes:
- a CDS encoding GIY-YIG nuclease family protein; translated protein: MWYVYILETKDRRLYTGTTNDIPRRMQEHKDGKGGRFTRSFRFKGLLYTEEHLTKSSALKREKQVQSWTRHEKLVLIKGDLTY
- a CDS encoding septum formation initiator family protein; the protein is MLKNAIWLFVLTVVVLAVFLPSYAKMQDLKQKNRAYVQQIADLHKRNAQLQQEKHLLETDPAYLEKVGRAKMGLIRQGETVYTAIPEATNTSRGGAAR
- a CDS encoding ORF6N domain-containing protein, coding for MSKKQVVQKSVSIVPVEIIHNKIFLIRGHKVMFDSDLAELYGVLTKQLTRQVRRNIERF